Below is a window of Picosynechococcus sp. PCC 7002 DNA.
AGGTCACTGAGGAGTTGCTCGATTTTTTGCCGGGCCGTGGCGGAATGGGCAAACTTTAGCCCCTTGGCGATGAGGCGGGTGCGGTCTTGTAAATCTTTTTTTTGCTTGGCGGAGCGCCAGGCTTGGTAGGCAACGGCATCTCCAGGGTGTTCTGTGAAGCTATCGGGAATTTGGGGTAAGCGGGCAAACTCTTGCATTGCCCGGGCCAGTTCCTTCGCCCCATCAAATTCAAGGCTTTTGGCCTGGCACACCTGGGCGGCGATCGCCCTTTGACTATGACTGAGGATCCGTAGTTCGTACAGCACATCAGAACGGGGGCCACGGCAATAGGCCAGCAGATCTTCGGGCACACCACTGCTTGCGATGCTTTGGTACACCTGGGCCGCCACAATGATCATATTTTGCTGGGCCGTCTGGAAACCTGTCTGCTCAAAAATTTCCTGGGCGCTATGGCCTGACTGCTGGAGTTGTTGGCAACCGACGCCCCACTCGACCCAAGTCCCTTCCTTGTGGAGTAGTGACCGGAATAAAGCGTCCGTTTCTTCAGGGGAGAGTTTGTATTCTGGAGATTGCGGTTGTCCAATCATAAAGCCGAATCAAAAGTGGAATAACGTAAAATGATAGGTAAATCAGTATTTGCCCGATAAACTTAATCATAAAGCGAGACTGTTCTAAACCGATCCTTCCCCCAGTTCCTATGAATTTTCCTGCCCGTCGGCAACCCCTCCGCCAAGCACCCCACCGTGCGCATCCGTTTCAAGATTGTGCCTTGGGACTCGTTTCCACCAAGAGCTTTCCGGCAATTGTGGGCACTGCGGACATGATGCTCAAGTCAGCGGCAGTGACCCTTGTCGGCTATGAAAAAACTGGGGGCGGCTATTGTACAGCCGTAGTTCGGGGAAAAACAGCGGATGTTCGCCTGGCCGTCGAAGAAGGGGCGCGCACTGCAGCTCAGTTTGATCAATACGTTTCTAAATTAGTTATTCCCCGACCGTTGCCAAATCTTGAAGCCATTTTTCCCATTGGCAGTCACTTGGCAGAAATTGCCCAGCAGCAACGGGGTTATAGTCGTCTGAGTAATCGTTCTATCGGTCTCCTAGAAACCCGTGGTTTTCCGGCGATGGTGGGGGCTGCCGACGCGATGTTAAAGTCCGCTGATGTACAACTGGCCTCCTATGAAACCATCGGTGATGGGCTATGTACGGCGATTATTCGCGGGACTGTTTCCAACGTAGCGATGGCCATTGATGCGGGGATGCACGAAGCAGAACGGATCGGTGAGCTCCACGCGGTGATGATTATTCCGCGACTGCTAGAGGATCTAGAGCACACGTTACCGGTGGCGGAATACTGGCTAGATAAGGCAGAACCAATGCCAGACCTTGTGAAAGAAAAAGCACCCCAGCGCATCGCCTTACCGGAACTAGAACCCGTGTCGGCTCCTTTGGTCATTGAGGCGGAACCAGAAATTGAAAAGGCCGTTGAAGTCGAAATTGTAGAACCTTTTGATCCGGGCCAGGGCTATTAATTCTGAGACAGGGCTGCTATGGTGACCCTGATGTTTTTTTGACGAACCAATGAGGCTGGTATCCTTCGGCTATGGCTGTTTCCTCCTGGGAACAGTGGTGAGCTATTGGGGTTTGGGACGGTTTTGGCCACCTTTGCAACGCTGGCTGCTGCTACTGGCTAGTGTCTTGTTTTATAGCCTGCTACAACCGCAATTTTTACCATTGCTGGTAGGTCTGACGGTCTTGAACTTTTTTTGGGGTAAACTCCTCGTGCGCCAAGGCCCATCGGGCGATCGCCCCCAGTCTTTGCGGCAAGCTTTTCGATTGTGGCAATGGCAGCCGGGGTACTGGCTGGGCTTAGGTATTTTTCTAAATCTAGCGGTGCTCTTTGGGTTTAAATATATTCCTTTTACCCTGGAGAATCTAGCGTGGCTCTGGCCCTGGCCTGGACTAGAGCAATGGGCGATCGCCTTCCCAGAAACCCTAATCGCGCCCTTGGGGATTTCCTTTTTCACCTTTGAATGTATCGCCTATCTGGTAGATGTGTACCGGGGGGCTCCTGCGGCCCAGTCCCTATTGACATTTAGCAGCTATAAATTATTTTTTCCCAAACTCCTATCGGGGCCGATTACTCGCTTTCATATTTTTTCTGGGCAAAGCCGTAGAACCGCAGGCTTATTACTCGACGAAGGGGTCGAAGGATTATGGCTCATCGCCAGCGGGGCGGTAAAAAAAGTCCTCATCGCCGACAATCTGGGGGTTTTTGTGGAACTTTGTGCCAATAACCTCGAACGGGCAGGCAGCGGCGATCTGTGGCTTTTTATTCTGGCCTATGGCCTCCAGCTTTACTTTGACTTTAGCGGCTATGTGGATCTGGCCCTGGGCAGTGCTAAGTTGCTCGGTTTTCAGCTCCCCGAAAATTTTGATTTTCCTTACTTTTCAACGAGTTTGGCAGAATTTTGGCGACGTTGGCACATCAGCCTGGGCGATTGGCTACGCAACTATCTGTATTTCCCCCTGGGAGGCTCTCGGCGAGGTTTGGGGCGCACCTGTGCCAATCTTTTTGTAGTGATGTTTTTAGCCGGATTGTGGCATGGGGCCGCCTGGGGTTACGTTATCTGGGGTTGTCTCCACGGTTTGGGTCTAGGGATTCATCGATTGGGACAATGGTTTGCGAATCGTTGGCTGTGGTTAGAGAATTTCTGGGCGTCGCTGCCGGGAATACTGGGGGCATGGCTCTTGACCCAGGCGTTTGTGTTTTTGAGTTGGATTCCCTTCCGTTTACCAGATGGCCCCCGTGCTATCTTGCTTTTGCGGCATCTGTGGCATTATCCGGGGGATTTGCAATTTACCCAAAAAATTTATTTGGAGGGGCTTGGCTTAGCAAGACCTGATTTTTTGGTGCTGTTGAGTTTGCTCCTATTGGGCATGGGAGGCGCATATTTAGTGCAGCGCCAGTGGCAACTGCAACTGAATTGGGGTCTTAAAGTGGCGCTAATTCCCCTCTGTTTCTACGGTATTTTGATTTTTGGGCCAGAGGGGAATATTCCTTACATTTACTTTGATTTTTAAGATTTCCAGTCGGTTTGGGATTGCTGGAGAACGTATTGGGAGACGGCCTGGATTTCTTCAGAGCTGAGTTTGTCACCGTAGGCGGACATATTGCCTTTCCCCTGGGTAACAAGATTGGCGATCGCCTCTACGGAGGTATAGCCATTTTTCGCCATGGCCCGTTTTTTGAGATTTTTGCCGCGCCGGACGATATTGCCACCGTTGAGATGACAGCCGGCACAATGGGCCTCAAAGATCTGGGCTCCCTGGTCGAGATCAGCACCAAAGGCAGGGGTTGCCAGGAGGGGCACCAGCAACAGAACGATCATCACAAAGACAATGACTTGGACAAGGCGTTTATTCATCGGTAATTCGGGCAGGGATTAGTGTGCGTCGGTTCTATTCTAAAAACAAGCCGATACCGTTGTTAACCCGTCCGGCGGTAGTGGGGTGGCGATCGCTTAAATTAGCGCCAAGGGCGAGAGCCGAAGATCCACCTCCATCTAAATTCAAGGCATCCGTGGCCCCCAGACGGCGGAGAATATTCGCCCATTCGTTGAGGGTTGCCCCGGCTGTTTCTTCTGCCGCGCCGTGGAGGGTCACCAGCAATATTTTGTTGTCTCGGGTTCTGGCGATCGCACTGCGGGAAGCTGACTGAATATTGAAGGCCGTACTAAACTGTTCTGCCTGGCCATTGAGAACAACCTGACCATTCTTCAGGAGGAGCGGGCCACCACCGACAATATTCGGTAACGTCGCAAAACTATTGGGGGTAAATCTGGGTCGCCGTTCTAGGGTCACCCCCACGGGAAATTTGGCCGCCCCGGTGCGAAAGGAGCGGAAGACCAACAAATAACCACCCTGGGGAATTTCATAACTATTTTGGCCCGCTTTCCCCGCCGTTTCCTGGCGAATGACCTGGTCGCGGCCCCCGGAGGTCATCACTGTCAGCACAATTTCATGATCAACGGCTGTGGTGTAACGACTGCCCCAGGCGCGGTCATACAGGGCGGCCCCGGCTTTCACATAGCCGCTATTGATCAGTTCAACCCCGACCCGTTCACCATTGCCTGCAACAATATCGGTTTCGACTTTGAGGCGGTCAAATTCCCAGCGGCCCGCATTATCCCAGGCCACTGCTCCCCGATTGAGAATTGGCCCCGAACGCAAAGCTCGATTGCCTTGGACAATTCCCAGGGGATATTGGTTATTGCGGTTAAAAAAGCCCGCATTAATGGCGGCGATCGCCTGATTGGTGTCTGCCTGGATCAACAGGGGCGCTAACCCCACAATTGTGTTGTTATCCGGAGTGATTGGCTTAAGCTGGAGTTGCCGTTGGGTGGGGTCAATTTCGAGCCAAGTCACCCGCACAGGCCCAGAACTGGCCGCAAAATTTTCCTGTCGCCACTGCACCCCAGGGAGCCATTGCACAGACCGATTTTGATTTTCTGGTTGTGATCGCAAATCGACCACTAGGCGGGGTGGGTTCGCCAAACTAAAGACCTGGATCTCTGGAGCCCCCGCTTTAAAGACAAGTTCCGTTAAACCGTTACTATCGTTGAGGGTAAACGGCAGTGCATTCGCCGTTAATTGCCCCCTAAGCCGTTGGGCCGTCACTCCATAATCACTCTGGAGCCGCAGTTTTGTGGGGCTCACCTTTTGCCAGAGCACAGGCCGGTCTAGATCAATGACCAAGCGCGTGCCCCAGGTCTGTTTCCCCTGGCGGACACTCAAAATTTGTCCCTTGGGCGTCGTCAGTTCCAGAACATTGCCGTTGGGCCGAGCCTGCCATTGCTGCGCTGCGGCCAAAGCGGTCACATCGAGGTAACGGTAGGGAGCGGCAAAGCGAATCGGCAATTGGTAGGGAGTATCGTCAAACCAGGTGACTGGTTGTTGTCCCAAATCGAGGCCATTCCCCAATTCCATCCCCAGGGTTTTTTCTAGGGTCATCGATTCAATCCCCAGACGCACAGTGCCATTTTCTGACCATTGGGCCCAGGCTCCCCGGAGGGTTTGACCATTGAGGCGAATTTGACTGCCCTTGGCTTGGATTTGGGTATTAAGGCTCACGGGATTGGCGATCGCCCGCGGACTTGCCAAGTCTCCCACCAGCAAATTAGGTGTCCCAAAACTCAGCCCAAAACAACCCACTGTCCCCAAGAACCATTGCCAACGACGTAATCCCATCAAAGCCTACTCTTTCCTTACAACATCAACAAACACTGACTTTATCCCAGGGGAAATGTTTCACGCCCCCCAAACGACTGCCCTTTAACGGTATTCCCTATTGTTAAATGAATTTATTTCCTATAATATTGCTACGCTGTCTTTAGCGCAGATTTTGTCAAGTTAAAAATTAAAGAGCGTTAACGTCATCCCCTGGGGAAATGCAGTCGCTAAAATCCTGCCCAAAGCCACGAATGATCAGCAGTGGATAGAGATCATCGTCCCCAAAACTTGACGTCCGACAAAATATCGCTATTCTAAATAAGCCCAACGGAGATTTCTAGTCAAGCATTTCCAGTGGGTTCGTGTAGAGGCCAGTCGTCCCCAAAAATACGTCCCCTCCCCACAGCACACCAGGTTTTTTCTACCCTAAAATTCCTAACCTATGGACCGAGACATAATGAACCATCAAGGCACCTTCTCCCAAAACAATCATCAAGAAACAACAAACTACTACACCGGTCCCCGTTGGCTTGTGGAAGAACGGGATGCCTGTGGTGTTGGCTTTTTGGCCTATAAAGATGGTCGCAAAACCCATAAATTAATTGAACAAACCCTGACGGCCCTGGGCTGCATGGAGCACCGGGGTGGCTGTACCGCCGACCGTGAATCCGGTGATGGTGCAGGGGTGATGACGGCGTTGCCCCACGAATTATTTGCTGAATGGTTCCAAGCAGAGGGGATTACCCAGCCAGCCCCCGAAACCTACGGCGTTGGGATGGTGTTCCTCCCCCAGGCTGAAGCAGAATGTGCAGCAGCAAAAGCGTTAGTTGAAGATGTGCTGACCCGTCGTCAATTCAAAATTTTAGGGTGGCGGGATGTGCCTGTGGCCCCAGAAACCCTAGGTATTCAGGCGCGGGAAAACCAACCCCAGATGAAGCAGGTGTTTGTGGTCTCGGAACAGGGGTTAACTGGCGATGAACTGGATAAAGCCCTTTATATCGCCCGCTCGGAAATTGGGAAGCACCTCACCGATGTTTTCTATGTGTGTACTTTGTCCTGTCGCACCATCGTTTATAAGGGCATGGTGCAGTCAGAAGTCTTGGGTAAGTTCTACAAGGATTTAACCAACCCGCTGTATAAGAGTGAATTTGCGGTTTACCACCGTCGCTTTAGCACGAATACCATGCCTAAGTGGCCCCTGGCGCACCCGATGCGTTTGTTGGGTCACAATGGGGAAATCAATACACTCATCGGGAATATCAACTGGATGAAGGCCCGGGAAAATATCCTCGAAATTCCCGGTTGGAACAAGGATGATATTGAAGCCCTCCACCCGATTGTCAATACCGATAATAGTGATTCTTTCAATTTAGACAGTGCGATGGAGCTGTTGGTTCGGGCCGGGCGATCGCCCATGGAAGCGGCGATGATCCTCGTGCCGGAAGCCTACCAAAATCAACCCAGCCTCAAAGCACACCCGGAAATCACCGATTTTTATGACTACTACGCGGGTATGCAAGAACCCTGGGATGGCCCGGCCCTCCTCGTATTCAGTGACGGTAAAACTGTCGGTGCAACCCTAGACCGGAATGGTTTACGCCCGGCCCGCTATTGCATCACCAAGGACGGCTATATTCTTGTGTCTTCGGAAGCGGGGGTTGTGGACGTCCTCGACGAAGATATTGTGGAAAAAGGTCGCCTCGGCCCTGGCCAGATGGTCGCCGTTGATTTCCAAACCCAAGAACTCCTCAAAAACTGGGAAATCAAACAGCGGGTTGCTGAATCCCAGCCCTATGGCACCTGGCTCAGGGAAAATCGTCAAGTCCTCGAATCCCAGGATTTCGTTGGCGATCGCCAACAAGGTGAAACCGATCTGCTCCGGCTCCAAACGGCCTTTGGCTACACCGCCGAAGACGTCGAGATGATCATCAATGCCATGGCGGAGATGGGCAAAGAACCGACCTTCTGCATGGGCGATGACATTCCCCTGGCGGTACTGTCCGACAAGCCCCGTCTGCTCTACGACTACTTTAAGCAACGCTTTGCCCAGGTCACCAATCCGCCCATCGACCCCCTGCGGGAAAGCCTGGTCATGTCCTTGAATATGTACCTCGGCGAACGGGGTAATCTCTTGGATTGCGGCACTGAAGATGCCAAGGTGCTCAAACTGAATAGCCCCGTCCTCAACGAAGCAGAACTGCAACGGGTCCGGGATAGCCAACTAGGGGCCACGACCCTGGCCACGACCTATGCGATCGCCAATGGCCCCGATGGTCTCCGGGGTGCCCTTGAAAAACTCTGTGCAGCGGCGGAAGCTGCCGTTCGGGCTGGTAATAAAATTATTATCTTGAGCGATCGCGCCGACGGCACCGTCGATCAAGACCACAGCTTTATTCCACCTCTCCTAGCAGTGGGGGCTGTGCATCACCACCTCATCAGCGTTGGCCTCCGCTTGAGTGCCTCCATCGTGGTAGATACGGCCCAATGTTGGAGTACCCATCACTTTGCCTGTCTCGTGGGTTATGGGGCTTCTGCCGTTTGTCCTTACCTCGCCTTAGAAGCCGTCCGTCACTGGTGGTATATTCCCCGGGTCCAGAAGCAAATGGCCGCTGAGCAAATTCCGGCCATGACCATCGAAAAGGCCCAGGATAACTATCGCCATGCCATTGAAGCGGGGCTACTAAAAATTCTGTCCAAGATGGGGATCTCCCTGCTCCAGTCCTACCATGGTGCCCAAATCTTTGAAGCGATTGGCCTCGGCATGGAAGTGATCAATGTTGCCTTCAAGGGCACCACGTCCCGGGTGGGTGGCATGACCCTCGCCGACCTATCCCAGGAAGGGATTGCGTTCCATAGTCGTGCTTTCCCTGAACTTTCCGGCAGTAAACTGGCCAATTATGGCTTTGTAAATTACCGCAAGGGGGGTGAATATCATATGAATTCCCCTGAAATGACCAAAGCCCTCCATAAGGCGGTGGCAGCTTACAACGACGATCAGCAAGAAGCCTTTGATCACTACGGCAACTATCAGGATTATCTAGAAAATCGCCCTGCGACGGCACTCCGGGATTTGCTTGATTTCGAGAGCGATCGCCCGGCCATTGATCTCAGTGAAGTCGAGTCCGTAGAAAGTATCGTCAAACGCTTCTGCACCGGTGGGATGTCTTTAGGCTCCCTCTCTCGGGAAGCCCACGAAACTTTGGCGATCGCCATGAACCGCCTCGGTGCCAAATCCAACTCCGGCGAAGGGGGCGAAGATCCCGTGCGCTTTAAGATCCTTGATGATGTGAATGCGAGCGGCGATTCCCCCACCTTGCCCCATCTCCACGGCTTGCGCAATGGCGACACCGCCAACTCTGCCATCAAACAAATTGCTTCCGGCCGCTTTGGGGTGACCCCTGAATATTTAATGAGTGGTCGTCAGCTAGAGATCAAGATGGCCCAAGGGGCAAAACCTGGCGAAGGAGGACAACTACCCGGCAAAAAAGTCAGTGAATACATCGCGATGCTGCGGAATTCTAAGCCCGGTGTTACCCTTATTTCTCCGCCCCCCCACCACGATATTTACTCCATCGAGGATCTCGCCCA
It encodes the following:
- a CDS encoding RuBisCO accumulation factor 1, translated to MIGQPQSPEYKLSPEETDALFRSLLHKEGTWVEWGVGCQQLQQSGHSAQEIFEQTGFQTAQQNMIIVAAQVYQSIASSGVPEDLLAYCRGPRSDVLYELRILSHSQRAIAAQVCQAKSLEFDGAKELARAMQEFARLPQIPDSFTEHPGDAVAYQAWRSAKQKKDLQDRTRLIAKGLKFAHSATARQKIEQLLSDLTTSPTKAAPLLPLYRYDEDTNVPLLIPVAGSLPLESDRLLSVPPLKQASPFNLVTVATATSLVPLPSWQNVLTAGDPVVIFHQTDQLPQPIPGKPEPVLILLDRQQTTWNDNSYFAVDADGKVELGWFAEAPIAKILGQVLLVMRPKKILDENNLREPWQMDD
- a CDS encoding BMC domain-containing protein: MNFPARRQPLRQAPHRAHPFQDCALGLVSTKSFPAIVGTADMMLKSAAVTLVGYEKTGGGYCTAVVRGKTADVRLAVEEGARTAAQFDQYVSKLVIPRPLPNLEAIFPIGSHLAEIAQQQRGYSRLSNRSIGLLETRGFPAMVGAADAMLKSADVQLASYETIGDGLCTAIIRGTVSNVAMAIDAGMHEAERIGELHAVMIIPRLLEDLEHTLPVAEYWLDKAEPMPDLVKEKAPQRIALPELEPVSAPLVIEAEPEIEKAVEVEIVEPFDPGQGY
- a CDS encoding MBOAT family O-acyltransferase — encoded protein: MRLVSFGYGCFLLGTVVSYWGLGRFWPPLQRWLLLLASVLFYSLLQPQFLPLLVGLTVLNFFWGKLLVRQGPSGDRPQSLRQAFRLWQWQPGYWLGLGIFLNLAVLFGFKYIPFTLENLAWLWPWPGLEQWAIAFPETLIAPLGISFFTFECIAYLVDVYRGAPAAQSLLTFSSYKLFFPKLLSGPITRFHIFSGQSRRTAGLLLDEGVEGLWLIASGAVKKVLIADNLGVFVELCANNLERAGSGDLWLFILAYGLQLYFDFSGYVDLALGSAKLLGFQLPENFDFPYFSTSLAEFWRRWHISLGDWLRNYLYFPLGGSRRGLGRTCANLFVVMFLAGLWHGAAWGYVIWGCLHGLGLGIHRLGQWFANRWLWLENFWASLPGILGAWLLTQAFVFLSWIPFRLPDGPRAILLLRHLWHYPGDLQFTQKIYLEGLGLARPDFLVLLSLLLLGMGGAYLVQRQWQLQLNWGLKVALIPLCFYGILIFGPEGNIPYIYFDF
- a CDS encoding c-type cytochrome encodes the protein MNKRLVQVIVFVMIVLLLVPLLATPAFGADLDQGAQIFEAHCAGCHLNGGNIVRRGKNLKKRAMAKNGYTSVEAIANLVTQGKGNMSAYGDKLSSEEIQAVSQYVLQQSQTDWKS
- a CDS encoding phosphodiester glycosidase family protein, whose product is MGLRRWQWFLGTVGCFGLSFGTPNLLVGDLASPRAIANPVSLNTQIQAKGSQIRLNGQTLRGAWAQWSENGTVRLGIESMTLEKTLGMELGNGLDLGQQPVTWFDDTPYQLPIRFAAPYRYLDVTALAAAQQWQARPNGNVLELTTPKGQILSVRQGKQTWGTRLVIDLDRPVLWQKVSPTKLRLQSDYGVTAQRLRGQLTANALPFTLNDSNGLTELVFKAGAPEIQVFSLANPPRLVVDLRSQPENQNRSVQWLPGVQWRQENFAASSGPVRVTWLEIDPTQRQLQLKPITPDNNTIVGLAPLLIQADTNQAIAAINAGFFNRNNQYPLGIVQGNRALRSGPILNRGAVAWDNAGRWEFDRLKVETDIVAGNGERVGVELINSGYVKAGAALYDRAWGSRYTTAVDHEIVLTVMTSGGRDQVIRQETAGKAGQNSYEIPQGGYLLVFRSFRTGAAKFPVGVTLERRPRFTPNSFATLPNIVGGGPLLLKNGQVVLNGQAEQFSTAFNIQSASRSAIARTRDNKILLVTLHGAAEETAGATLNEWANILRRLGATDALNLDGGGSSALALGANLSDRHPTTAGRVNNGIGLFLE
- the gltB gene encoding glutamate synthase large subunit, which produces MNHQGTFSQNNHQETTNYYTGPRWLVEERDACGVGFLAYKDGRKTHKLIEQTLTALGCMEHRGGCTADRESGDGAGVMTALPHELFAEWFQAEGITQPAPETYGVGMVFLPQAEAECAAAKALVEDVLTRRQFKILGWRDVPVAPETLGIQARENQPQMKQVFVVSEQGLTGDELDKALYIARSEIGKHLTDVFYVCTLSCRTIVYKGMVQSEVLGKFYKDLTNPLYKSEFAVYHRRFSTNTMPKWPLAHPMRLLGHNGEINTLIGNINWMKARENILEIPGWNKDDIEALHPIVNTDNSDSFNLDSAMELLVRAGRSPMEAAMILVPEAYQNQPSLKAHPEITDFYDYYAGMQEPWDGPALLVFSDGKTVGATLDRNGLRPARYCITKDGYILVSSEAGVVDVLDEDIVEKGRLGPGQMVAVDFQTQELLKNWEIKQRVAESQPYGTWLRENRQVLESQDFVGDRQQGETDLLRLQTAFGYTAEDVEMIINAMAEMGKEPTFCMGDDIPLAVLSDKPRLLYDYFKQRFAQVTNPPIDPLRESLVMSLNMYLGERGNLLDCGTEDAKVLKLNSPVLNEAELQRVRDSQLGATTLATTYAIANGPDGLRGALEKLCAAAEAAVRAGNKIIILSDRADGTVDQDHSFIPPLLAVGAVHHHLISVGLRLSASIVVDTAQCWSTHHFACLVGYGASAVCPYLALEAVRHWWYIPRVQKQMAAEQIPAMTIEKAQDNYRHAIEAGLLKILSKMGISLLQSYHGAQIFEAIGLGMEVINVAFKGTTSRVGGMTLADLSQEGIAFHSRAFPELSGSKLANYGFVNYRKGGEYHMNSPEMTKALHKAVAAYNDDQQEAFDHYGNYQDYLENRPATALRDLLDFESDRPAIDLSEVESVESIVKRFCTGGMSLGSLSREAHETLAIAMNRLGAKSNSGEGGEDPVRFKILDDVNASGDSPTLPHLHGLRNGDTANSAIKQIASGRFGVTPEYLMSGRQLEIKMAQGAKPGEGGQLPGKKVSEYIAMLRNSKPGVTLISPPPHHDIYSIEDLAQLIYDLHQINPAAKVSVKLVAEIGIGTIAAGVAKANADVIMVSGHDGGTGASPLSSIKHAGCPWELGVTEVHKTLMDNQLRDRVILRADGGLKTGWDVIMAALMGAEEYGFGSIAMIAEGCIMARVCHTNQCPVGVATQQQRLRDRFKGIPEHVVNFFYFIAEEIRAILAKLGYRSLNEIIGRADLLKPRENVKLTKTSGLVLDCLTNLPDVRDNRDWLNHGDVHSNGPVLDDEILANAAVQQAIREQGSLSQEIKIINTDRSVGARVSGFIAKQYGNEGFEGELKFNFKGSAGQSFGAFNLLGMTMHLEGEANDYVGKGMNGGEIIIVPPTQSQYAAADNVIIGNTCLYGATGGTLYANGRAGERFAVRNSKGKAVVEGTGDHCCEYMTGGVIVVLGDVGRNVGAGMTGGLTYILDEHNTLPEKMNTEIVNIQRVGTTAGEKQLKDLITAHAEKTGSPKAKAILANWANYLPQFWQVFPPSEADSPEANVNAAAKQLTSV